One stretch of Girardinichthys multiradiatus isolate DD_20200921_A chromosome 2, DD_fGirMul_XY1, whole genome shotgun sequence DNA includes these proteins:
- the ppfibp1b gene encoding liprin-beta-1b isoform X6, translated as MMSDASDMLAAALEQMDGIIAGSKALDYSNGLFDCQSPTSPYMGSLRALHLLEDLRSVLELMDTEERESVRCQIPDSTTDSLVEWLHGNLSNGHISLGGGDHYQERLSRLEGDKESLVLQVSVLTDQVDAQGEKIRDLDICLDEHREKLNATEEMLQQELLCRTALETQKLQLMSEVSNLKLKLNSLEKERLSFDDRFRDSEDLILEINELRYRLTELESEKLQYEKKLKSTKEELASLRRQLEGRDGEMKWLQDGTAFKAVATSSPDGRERDVEVQRMKNAVESLMAANEEKDRKIEELKQSLLRYKKVQDMVMSVQGKKEKTKDNERVESPGDGSSPLLSGSSGSVESEKQDITDVEQLQTKKPDEQEGVGKDPSPSPSPAEPSRVSEHEHTDGQSNQEPIKTDGLIQSEESNNETCTSEGNSKISEKPPMNPSATLPASVEDDSFGSRKARSSFGKGFFKIRGGKKTSSNPNLDRSRSASAPMLAETERQGTDHLDLAGVPQRSSNSDSTHTLPTTPESRKKSKGIKKLFGKLKRSQSTTFNLDDNLPEGEFKRGGVRATAGPRLGWSRDFQRVNNEVDAPFARWSKDQVCDWLQEQGLGLYVNMACVWISSGQTLLQASQQDLERELGIKQPLHRKKLQLALQALGSEEENSKGKLDYNWVTRWLDDIGLPQYKTQFDEARVDGRMLHYMTVDDLLSLKVGSVLHHLSIKRAIQVLRLNNYEPNCLRRRPSDENNISPAEISQWTNHRVMEWLRSVDLAEYAPNLRGSGVHGGLMVLEPRFNVETMALLLNIPPNKTLLRRHLATHFNLLIGSEAQQLKQECLENPDYTLLTATTKVKPRKLSFGNFGSLRKKKQEENEEYVCPMDVEMPKGRSFQKGFELQIYEDDLDRLEQMDDSEGTVRQIGAFSEGIQNLTSMLKDDEFFKGNSPNPSVADEESTA; from the exons ATGATGTCCGACGCCAGCGACATGTTGGCTGCTGCCTTAGAGCAGATGGATGGTATAATAGCAG GCTCGAAGGCCTTGGACTACTCCAACGGTCTGTTTGACTGTCAGTCACCTACGTCCCCTTACATGGGCAGCTTGCGGGCGCTCCACCTTTTGGAGGACCTGAGGAGCGTGCTTGAGTTAATGGACACGGAGGAAAGGGAAAGTGTCCGCTGCCAGATCCCCGACTCCACAACTGACAGTCTGGTCGAGTGGCTTCATGGCAACCTG TCCAATGGGCACATCTCTCTCGGTGGAGGAGACCACTACCAAGAAAGACTGTCAAGATTAGAAGGCGATAAGGAGTCTCTGGTGCTTCAG GTGAGTGTGCTGACTGACCAGGTGGATGCGCAGGGCGAGAAGATTCGAGATTTGGACATATGTTTGGATGAGCACAGAGAGAAACTCAACGCCACAGAGGAGATGTTGCAgcag GAGCTTCTGTGCCGGACTGCCCTGGAGACGCAGAAACTCCAACTGATGTCTGAAGTGTCCAACCTCAAGTTGAAACTCAACTCTTTGGAGAAGGAGAGACTGAGCTTTGATGACAGATTTAGGGACAGTGAG GATTTAATTCTTGAAATTAATGAACTTCGGTACAGACTGACGGAGCTGGAGAGTGAAAAACTACAGTATGAAAAGAAGCTCAAGTCCACAAAG GAGGAGCTAGCGTCTCTGAGGAGGCAGCTGGAAGGCAGAGATGGTGAAATGAAGTGGCTACAGGATGGCACGGCTTTCAAAGCTGTTGCCACAAGTAGCCCGGATGGCCGAGAACGAG ATGTGGAAGTGCAAAGAATGAAAAACGCAGTTGAATCATTAATGGCAGCAAATGAAGAAAAG GATCGCAAGATTGAGGAGCTCAAACAGTCGCTGTTGCGGTACAAGAAAGTTCAAGACATGGTGATGTCTGTACAAGGGAAAAAAG AGAAAACGAAAGACAACGAGCGTGTTGAGAGCCCCGGTGATGGATCCAGTCCACTCTTGTCTGGCAGCTCTGGGTCTGTGGAATCTGAAAAACAGGACATTACAGATGTTGAACAGCTGCAAACAAAGAAGCCAGATGAG CAGGAAGGAGTCGGTAAAGACCCATCACCCTCTCCTAGCCCTGCGGAGCCATCACGAGTATCGGAGCACGAACACACAGATGGCCAAAG TAATCAAGAGCCGATCAAAACTGATGGCCTGATCCAGTCAGAAGAGAGCAATAATGAAACG TGCACCAGTGAAGGGAACAGTAAGATAAGTGAAAAGCCCCCCATGAATCCGTCGGCCACCTTGCCAGCCTCCGTTGAAGACGACAGCTTTGGCTCCAGAAAGGCTCGCTCATCTTTTGGGAAAGGATTCTTCAAGATCCGCGGAGGCAAGAAAACATCCAGCAACCCTAACCTCG ACCGCAGCAGGAGTGCAAGTGCGCCTATGCTAG CTGAAACCGAGCGACAGGGCACCGACCATCTGGACCTTGCTGGGGTTCCACAGAGGTCATCCAACAGTGACAGCACACACACGCTTCCCACAACCCCGGAAAGCAGGAAGAAATCTAAAGGCATAAAGAAACTCTTTGGGAA GCTTAAGCGGAGCCAGTCTACCACATTCAACCTTGACGACAACCTCCCAGAGGGAGAGTTCAAGCGGGGTGGAGTACGAGCCACAGCAGGACCCAGACTGGGTTGGTCTCGTGATTTCCAGCGAGTCAACAA TGAAGTGGATGCTCCCTTTGCACGCTGGTCAAAGGATCAGGTCTGTGACTGGCTGCAGGAGCAGGGCCTGGGCCTTTATGTCAACATGGCCTGCGTGTGGATCTCCTCTGGACAGACTCTGCTGCAGGCATCACAGCAAGACCTCGAGAGG GAGTTGGGCATCAAACAGCCACTGCACAGAAAGAAGCTGCAGCTCGCTTTGCAGGCCCTTGGCTCTGAGGAGGAGAACAGTAAGGGAAAGCTGGACTACAACTGGGTGACGA GGTGGCTGGATGACATCGGCCTTCCTCAGTATAAAACCCAGTTTGATGAAGCCAGAGTTGATGGCCGAATGCTTCACTACATGACAGTG GATGACCTTCTCTCCCTGAAGGTGGGAAGCGTCCTGCATCACCTCAGCATCAAGAGAGCAATTCAGGTTCTTCGACTCAACAACTATGAGCCCAACTGTTTGCGCCGCAGACCATCAGACGAG AACAACATTTCACCTGCAGAGATTTCTCAGTGGACCAACCACAGGGTGATGGAGTGGCTTCGATCCGTGGACCTCGCTGAGTACGCTCCCAACCTCAGAGGCAGCGGCGTCCACGGAGGCTTAATG GTTCTGGAGCCCCGGTTCAATGTGGAGACCATGGCTCTGCTGCTGAACATCCCCCCCAACAAGACTCTCTTGCGTCGCCACCTCGCCACACACTTCAACCTGCTCATTGGCTCCGAGGCCCAGCAGCTCAAGCAGGAGTGTCTGGAGAACCCAGACTACACTTTACTCACCGCCACCACAAAAGTCAAG CCAAGGAAACTGTCGTTTGGTAACTTCGGCAGTCTGAGGAAGAAGAAACAGGAGGAAAATGAGGAGTATGTGTGTCCGATGGACGTGGAGATGCCAAAAGGACGAAGCTTCCAGAAAGGCTTCGAGCTCCAGATCTATGAAGACGACCTGGATAGGCTGGAGCAG ATGGATGACTCTGAGGGGACAGTGAGACAGATTGGGGCTTTCTCTGAGGGAATTCAGAACCTCACT AGTATGCTGAAAGACGATGAATTCTTTAAAGGGAACTCTCCAAACCCCAGCGTCGCAGATGAGGAATCCACCGCATGA
- the ppfibp1b gene encoding liprin-beta-1b isoform X5, which translates to MMSDASDMLAAALEQMDGIIAGSKALDYSNGLFDCQSPTSPYMGSLRALHLLEDLRSVLELMDTEERESVRCQIPDSTTDSLVEWLHGNLSNGHISLGGGDHYQERLSRLEGDKESLVLQVSVLTDQVDAQGEKIRDLDICLDEHREKLNATEEMLQQELLCRTALETQKLQLMSEVSNLKLKLNSLEKERLSFDDRFRDSEDLILEINELRYRLTELESEKLQYEKKLKSTKEELASLRRQLEGRDGEMKWLQDGTAFKAVATSSPDGRERVSHPDETLRKRLKEKHVEVQRMKNAVESLMAANEEKDRKIEELKQSLLRYKKVQDMVMSVQGKKEKTKDNERVESPGDGSSPLLSGSSGSVESEKQDITDVEQLQTKKPDEQEGVGKDPSPSPSPAEPSRVSEHEHTDGQSNQEPIKTDGLIQSEESNNETCTSEGNSKISEKPPMNPSATLPASVEDDSFGSRKARSSFGKGFFKIRGGKKTSSNPNLDRSRSASAPMLAETERQGTDHLDLAGVPQRSSNSDSTHTLPTTPESRKKSKGIKKLFGKLKRSQSTTFNLDDNLPEGEFKRGGVRATAGPRLGWSRDFQRVNNEVDAPFARWSKDQVCDWLQEQGLGLYVNMACVWISSGQTLLQASQQDLERELGIKQPLHRKKLQLALQALGSEEENSKGKLDYNWVTRWLDDIGLPQYKTQFDEARVDGRMLHYMTVDDLLSLKVGSVLHHLSIKRAIQVLRLNNYEPNCLRRRPSDENNISPAEISQWTNHRVMEWLRSVDLAEYAPNLRGSGVHGGLMVLEPRFNVETMALLLNIPPNKTLLRRHLATHFNLLIGSEAQQLKQECLENPDYTLLTATTKVKPRKLSFGNFGSLRKKKQEENEEYVCPMDVEMPKGRSFQKGFELQIYEDDLDRLEQMDDSEGTVRQIGAFSEGIQNLTSMLKDDEFFKGNSPNPSVADEESTA; encoded by the exons ATGATGTCCGACGCCAGCGACATGTTGGCTGCTGCCTTAGAGCAGATGGATGGTATAATAGCAG GCTCGAAGGCCTTGGACTACTCCAACGGTCTGTTTGACTGTCAGTCACCTACGTCCCCTTACATGGGCAGCTTGCGGGCGCTCCACCTTTTGGAGGACCTGAGGAGCGTGCTTGAGTTAATGGACACGGAGGAAAGGGAAAGTGTCCGCTGCCAGATCCCCGACTCCACAACTGACAGTCTGGTCGAGTGGCTTCATGGCAACCTG TCCAATGGGCACATCTCTCTCGGTGGAGGAGACCACTACCAAGAAAGACTGTCAAGATTAGAAGGCGATAAGGAGTCTCTGGTGCTTCAG GTGAGTGTGCTGACTGACCAGGTGGATGCGCAGGGCGAGAAGATTCGAGATTTGGACATATGTTTGGATGAGCACAGAGAGAAACTCAACGCCACAGAGGAGATGTTGCAgcag GAGCTTCTGTGCCGGACTGCCCTGGAGACGCAGAAACTCCAACTGATGTCTGAAGTGTCCAACCTCAAGTTGAAACTCAACTCTTTGGAGAAGGAGAGACTGAGCTTTGATGACAGATTTAGGGACAGTGAG GATTTAATTCTTGAAATTAATGAACTTCGGTACAGACTGACGGAGCTGGAGAGTGAAAAACTACAGTATGAAAAGAAGCTCAAGTCCACAAAG GAGGAGCTAGCGTCTCTGAGGAGGCAGCTGGAAGGCAGAGATGGTGAAATGAAGTGGCTACAGGATGGCACGGCTTTCAAAGCTGTTGCCACAAGTAGCCCGGATGGCCGAGAACGAG TGTCTCACCCAGATGAAACGCTTAGAaagaggctgaaagaaaagc ATGTGGAAGTGCAAAGAATGAAAAACGCAGTTGAATCATTAATGGCAGCAAATGAAGAAAAG GATCGCAAGATTGAGGAGCTCAAACAGTCGCTGTTGCGGTACAAGAAAGTTCAAGACATGGTGATGTCTGTACAAGGGAAAAAAG AGAAAACGAAAGACAACGAGCGTGTTGAGAGCCCCGGTGATGGATCCAGTCCACTCTTGTCTGGCAGCTCTGGGTCTGTGGAATCTGAAAAACAGGACATTACAGATGTTGAACAGCTGCAAACAAAGAAGCCAGATGAG CAGGAAGGAGTCGGTAAAGACCCATCACCCTCTCCTAGCCCTGCGGAGCCATCACGAGTATCGGAGCACGAACACACAGATGGCCAAAG TAATCAAGAGCCGATCAAAACTGATGGCCTGATCCAGTCAGAAGAGAGCAATAATGAAACG TGCACCAGTGAAGGGAACAGTAAGATAAGTGAAAAGCCCCCCATGAATCCGTCGGCCACCTTGCCAGCCTCCGTTGAAGACGACAGCTTTGGCTCCAGAAAGGCTCGCTCATCTTTTGGGAAAGGATTCTTCAAGATCCGCGGAGGCAAGAAAACATCCAGCAACCCTAACCTCG ACCGCAGCAGGAGTGCAAGTGCGCCTATGCTAG CTGAAACCGAGCGACAGGGCACCGACCATCTGGACCTTGCTGGGGTTCCACAGAGGTCATCCAACAGTGACAGCACACACACGCTTCCCACAACCCCGGAAAGCAGGAAGAAATCTAAAGGCATAAAGAAACTCTTTGGGAA GCTTAAGCGGAGCCAGTCTACCACATTCAACCTTGACGACAACCTCCCAGAGGGAGAGTTCAAGCGGGGTGGAGTACGAGCCACAGCAGGACCCAGACTGGGTTGGTCTCGTGATTTCCAGCGAGTCAACAA TGAAGTGGATGCTCCCTTTGCACGCTGGTCAAAGGATCAGGTCTGTGACTGGCTGCAGGAGCAGGGCCTGGGCCTTTATGTCAACATGGCCTGCGTGTGGATCTCCTCTGGACAGACTCTGCTGCAGGCATCACAGCAAGACCTCGAGAGG GAGTTGGGCATCAAACAGCCACTGCACAGAAAGAAGCTGCAGCTCGCTTTGCAGGCCCTTGGCTCTGAGGAGGAGAACAGTAAGGGAAAGCTGGACTACAACTGGGTGACGA GGTGGCTGGATGACATCGGCCTTCCTCAGTATAAAACCCAGTTTGATGAAGCCAGAGTTGATGGCCGAATGCTTCACTACATGACAGTG GATGACCTTCTCTCCCTGAAGGTGGGAAGCGTCCTGCATCACCTCAGCATCAAGAGAGCAATTCAGGTTCTTCGACTCAACAACTATGAGCCCAACTGTTTGCGCCGCAGACCATCAGACGAG AACAACATTTCACCTGCAGAGATTTCTCAGTGGACCAACCACAGGGTGATGGAGTGGCTTCGATCCGTGGACCTCGCTGAGTACGCTCCCAACCTCAGAGGCAGCGGCGTCCACGGAGGCTTAATG GTTCTGGAGCCCCGGTTCAATGTGGAGACCATGGCTCTGCTGCTGAACATCCCCCCCAACAAGACTCTCTTGCGTCGCCACCTCGCCACACACTTCAACCTGCTCATTGGCTCCGAGGCCCAGCAGCTCAAGCAGGAGTGTCTGGAGAACCCAGACTACACTTTACTCACCGCCACCACAAAAGTCAAG CCAAGGAAACTGTCGTTTGGTAACTTCGGCAGTCTGAGGAAGAAGAAACAGGAGGAAAATGAGGAGTATGTGTGTCCGATGGACGTGGAGATGCCAAAAGGACGAAGCTTCCAGAAAGGCTTCGAGCTCCAGATCTATGAAGACGACCTGGATAGGCTGGAGCAG ATGGATGACTCTGAGGGGACAGTGAGACAGATTGGGGCTTTCTCTGAGGGAATTCAGAACCTCACT AGTATGCTGAAAGACGATGAATTCTTTAAAGGGAACTCTCCAAACCCCAGCGTCGCAGATGAGGAATCCACCGCATGA